A single window of Ferrimonas balearica DSM 9799 DNA harbors:
- the hydG gene encoding [FeFe] hydrogenase H-cluster radical SAM maturase HydG, whose protein sequence is MSAHHELHIRDYDPTTSFINADAIWATLNDHAAPSRDQVLEVLVKASKCQGLSLTDAAILLQNPHADLDAQMFDLARQVKDTIYGNRIVLFAPLYVSNHCANSCSYCGFNADNHGLKRKTLDQDEIRKEVEVLLGMGHKRLLAVYGEHPRNNAQAIVDSIKTMYDVKLAPGSNIRRINVNCAPMSIEDFKVLKTAAIGTYQCFQETYHPDTYSTVHKKGKKTDYLYRLYAMHRAMEAGIDDVGIGALFGLYDHRFELLAMLRHVEVLERDCGVGPHTISFPRIEPAHGSELSERPPYEVDDQTFKRIVAITRLAVPYTGLIMSTRESAALRKELLELGVSQISAGSRTDPGGYQAAEQKHDDAAQFTLGDHRPMDDIIYELVTESGAIPSFCTGCYRKGRTGDHFMGLAKQQFISKFCQPNALITFREYLNDHASDATRDAGNALIDSELGKMSPARRRNVSQCLSQTDEGVRDIYL, encoded by the coding sequence ATGTCCGCGCATCACGAACTGCACATCCGCGATTACGACCCCACCACCAGCTTTATCAACGCCGACGCCATCTGGGCCACCTTGAACGACCACGCCGCACCGAGTCGCGACCAGGTGCTTGAGGTGCTGGTCAAGGCGTCCAAATGCCAGGGCCTCAGCCTGACCGACGCGGCCATCCTGCTGCAAAACCCCCATGCCGACCTCGACGCCCAGATGTTTGATTTGGCGCGCCAGGTTAAGGACACCATCTACGGCAACCGCATTGTGCTGTTTGCCCCGCTTTACGTTTCCAACCATTGCGCCAACAGCTGCAGCTACTGTGGCTTTAACGCCGATAATCACGGACTAAAGCGCAAAACCCTCGACCAGGACGAGATCCGCAAAGAGGTTGAGGTACTGCTGGGTATGGGCCATAAGCGCCTGCTTGCCGTGTACGGTGAGCACCCCCGCAACAACGCCCAGGCCATCGTCGACAGCATCAAGACCATGTACGACGTCAAGCTGGCCCCGGGCAGCAACATCCGCCGCATCAACGTGAACTGCGCGCCGATGAGCATCGAAGATTTTAAGGTGCTGAAAACCGCCGCCATCGGCACCTACCAGTGTTTCCAGGAAACCTACCATCCGGACACCTACAGCACGGTGCACAAGAAAGGCAAAAAGACCGACTATCTGTACCGCCTGTATGCCATGCACCGCGCCATGGAAGCGGGCATCGATGACGTTGGCATCGGCGCGCTGTTTGGCCTGTACGACCACCGCTTTGAGCTGCTGGCGATGCTGCGCCACGTTGAAGTGCTTGAGCGTGACTGTGGCGTTGGCCCGCACACCATCTCCTTCCCGCGTATCGAGCCCGCTCATGGTTCAGAACTGTCCGAGCGTCCGCCGTATGAGGTGGATGATCAGACCTTTAAGCGCATCGTTGCCATCACCCGTCTGGCGGTGCCATACACCGGCCTGATCATGAGCACCCGGGAGAGCGCCGCGCTGCGTAAGGAGTTGCTGGAGTTGGGCGTATCTCAGATCAGCGCCGGCTCCCGCACCGATCCGGGCGGCTATCAGGCCGCTGAACAGAAGCACGACGATGCCGCACAGTTCACCCTGGGCGACCACCGTCCGATGGACGACATCATCTATGAACTGGTGACCGAATCCGGCGCCATCCCATCCTTCTGTACCGGCTGTTACCGCAAGGGCCGCACCGGTGACCACTTTATGGGCCTGGCCAAACAGCAGTTCATCAGCAAGTTCTGTCAGCCCAATGCGCTGATCACCTTCCGGGAATATCTGAATGACCACGCCAGCGACGCGACCCGGGATGCCGGCAACGCGCTGATCGACTCGGAACTGGGCAAGATGAGCCCGGCCCGTCGCCGCAATGTCAGCCAGTGCCTGAGTCAGACCGACGAAGGCGTGCGGGACATCTATCTATGA
- a CDS encoding cytochrome b/b6 domain-containing protein has product MSHDTRPILKHPLSVRIFHYVLLLSFLPLAATGLLLFFKPLSEAGMALTYDIHIVAGVVMALDAIAFTLIAFDRVVLFIARVFSFSDRDVKWFMVLGGYPQKFLLGKKVPVPPMNKYNSGQKLFGACVLIGGTILIFSGLLLWLVPHAMPRDVTYVLGMGHLVSGLVLTAFLPVHLFLAVYRFDDFKAMMIHGKVPYHDAAEYTPLWVEEEIVPIHANGEPAK; this is encoded by the coding sequence ATGAGTCACGACACCCGTCCCATTCTCAAGCACCCCCTGAGTGTGCGTATTTTCCACTACGTCCTGCTGCTGAGCTTCCTGCCGCTGGCAGCCACTGGCCTGCTGCTGTTCTTTAAGCCGCTGTCCGAAGCTGGCATGGCCCTGACCTACGACATTCATATCGTCGCCGGTGTGGTAATGGCGCTGGATGCCATCGCCTTCACCCTGATCGCGTTTGACCGCGTGGTGCTGTTTATTGCCCGCGTGTTCTCGTTCTCCGACCGCGACGTGAAGTGGTTTATGGTGCTGGGCGGCTACCCGCAGAAGTTCCTGCTGGGTAAGAAGGTGCCGGTTCCGCCGATGAACAAGTACAACTCCGGCCAGAAGCTGTTCGGTGCTTGTGTTCTGATCGGTGGCACCATCCTGATCTTCTCCGGACTGCTGCTGTGGCTGGTTCCGCACGCCATGCCCCGTGATGTGACCTACGTGCTGGGCATGGGCCACCTGGTTTCCGGCCTGGTGCTGACCGCGTTCCTGCCGGTTCACCTGTTCCTGGCGGTTTACCGCTTCGACGATTTCAAAGCGATGATGATTCACGGCAAAGTGCCTTACCACGATGCCGCGGAATACACCCCGCTGTGGGTGGAAGAGGAGATCGTGCCGATTCACGCCAACGGCGAACCGGCCAAGTGA
- a CDS encoding iron hydrogenase small subunit, producing MSKKTYEFVEDSFFLSRRKFMAVGAAFMAALALPIGWIASRIQSRNDYINARTAGLYKDDAIAALRVSHANPAVAKYYEEFGGKPLGHTSHELLHTHFIDRTKLKG from the coding sequence ATGAGTAAGAAAACCTACGAATTCGTCGAAGACAGTTTCTTCCTGTCCCGTCGCAAATTTATGGCTGTGGGCGCGGCCTTTATGGCGGCCCTGGCCCTGCCGATCGGTTGGATCGCCAGCCGCATCCAGAGCCGTAACGACTACATCAATGCGCGTACTGCTGGCCTGTACAAGGACGACGCCATTGCCGCATTGCGGGTGAGCCATGCCAACCCGGCCGTGGCCAAGTACTACGAAGAGTTCGGTGGTAAGCCCCTGGGCCACACCTCCCACGAACTGCTTCACACCCACTTTATCGATCGCACCAAACTGAAAGGTTGA
- the hydA gene encoding iron hydrogenase large subunit HydA, with protein sequence MTATTYQPGEISGLIEIQAAKCKGCDACKKFCPTGAIEGASGAAHRVDHDKCVGCGQCMINCPFDAIEETHSALETVIKKLADKNTTVVGIIAPAVRVAVGEEFGLPRGELVTKKLYGAMNQAGFKIFDCNFAADLTIMEEGSEFIHRLHANVQGDKDAGALPQFTSCCPAWVRYLETKYPSLLPNLSTAKSPQQMAGTVAKTYGAKVYNMAPEQIFTVSVMPCTAKKVEASRPEFNDAWSYHKEHGRHADSYQDVDAVLTTREMSQLLKLLNIDLATADEFDGDSLFAEYTGAGTIFGATGGVMEAAVRTAHKVLTGEEMARLELEPVRGLQGVKDAEITLFDKHLGQNVTVKVAVVHDMGNNVEPLLNDIMAGTSDYHFIEVMNCAGGCVNGGGQPIDRSGSSWVGNI encoded by the coding sequence ATGACTGCCACCACCTATCAGCCTGGCGAGATCTCCGGTCTCATCGAGATCCAGGCCGCCAAGTGCAAAGGCTGTGACGCCTGCAAAAAATTCTGCCCCACTGGCGCCATCGAAGGCGCTTCCGGTGCAGCCCACCGAGTAGACCACGATAAATGCGTTGGTTGTGGTCAGTGCATGATCAACTGTCCTTTCGATGCCATCGAAGAGACCCACAGTGCACTGGAAACCGTGATTAAGAAACTGGCTGACAAGAACACTACCGTCGTGGGCATCATCGCCCCGGCCGTGCGCGTGGCGGTTGGTGAAGAGTTTGGCCTGCCTCGTGGCGAACTGGTGACCAAGAAGCTGTACGGCGCCATGAACCAGGCTGGCTTTAAGATCTTCGACTGTAACTTCGCTGCTGACCTCACCATCATGGAAGAGGGCTCTGAGTTCATTCACCGTCTGCACGCCAATGTGCAGGGCGATAAAGATGCGGGCGCGCTGCCCCAGTTCACCTCCTGCTGCCCGGCCTGGGTACGTTACCTGGAAACCAAGTACCCCTCACTGCTGCCGAACCTGTCTACCGCCAAGTCGCCGCAACAGATGGCTGGCACCGTGGCCAAGACCTACGGCGCCAAGGTGTACAACATGGCCCCGGAACAGATCTTCACCGTCTCCGTGATGCCCTGTACCGCCAAGAAAGTGGAAGCGTCCCGTCCGGAATTCAACGACGCCTGGAGCTACCACAAAGAGCATGGCCGCCACGCCGATTCCTACCAGGATGTGGATGCGGTACTGACCACCCGTGAGATGTCCCAGTTGCTGAAGCTGCTCAACATCGATCTGGCCACCGCTGATGAGTTCGATGGTGACAGTCTGTTTGCTGAGTACACCGGTGCAGGCACCATCTTTGGTGCGACCGGCGGTGTGATGGAAGCGGCCGTACGTACCGCTCACAAAGTGCTGACCGGCGAAGAGATGGCTCGCCTTGAACTGGAGCCGGTTCGTGGTCTGCAGGGCGTAAAAGACGCTGAAATCACGCTGTTCGACAAACATCTGGGCCAGAACGTCACCGTTAAAGTGGCGGTGGTACACGACATGGGCAACAACGTTGAGCCGCTGCTCAACGACATCATGGCGGGCACCTCCGACTACCACTTCATCGAAGTGATGAACTGCGCTGGTGGTTGCGTAAACGGTGGCGGTCAGCCCATTGATCGCAGTGGTTCCTCCTGGGTTGGCAACATCTGA
- a CDS encoding LysR family transcriptional regulator, which translates to MAKWEGINEFVAVAETESFTAAGQRLGISTAQVSRQISALEVRLGCQLLYRTTRRVSLTEQGRQLYQHCRPLLDGLEEAQRLVSDQQDVLRGRFRLTAPVNFGEQRLAPLLAEFCADYPEVQAEMVLSNQRLDLIQEGLDLAIRIGELPDSSLKARRLGSRELVVCASPAYLQRAGTPQDIGDIARHRCLLGTTDIWRFRVGGQPRTVKVNGAFRCNSGVAVLEAAQQGLGLAQLPAHYLEEALSSGRLVTVLSAFTPEPEDIWACYPPNRHVTATVRAFIEVLRAAFDPADMTSKP; encoded by the coding sequence ATGGCGAAATGGGAAGGCATCAACGAGTTTGTTGCGGTGGCTGAAACGGAGTCTTTCACCGCGGCCGGTCAGCGCCTTGGCATCTCTACCGCCCAGGTCAGCCGCCAGATCTCCGCTCTGGAGGTTCGACTGGGGTGCCAGTTGCTGTACCGCACCACCCGCCGTGTCAGCCTGACGGAGCAGGGGCGGCAACTCTATCAGCATTGCCGGCCGCTGCTGGACGGGCTGGAGGAGGCTCAGCGTTTGGTGAGTGACCAGCAGGACGTGTTACGGGGTCGCTTCCGTCTGACCGCGCCGGTCAATTTCGGTGAGCAGCGCCTGGCGCCGTTGCTGGCTGAGTTCTGTGCCGACTACCCGGAAGTGCAGGCCGAGATGGTGCTCAGCAATCAGCGCCTGGACCTGATTCAGGAGGGGCTGGATCTGGCGATCCGCATTGGTGAGCTGCCCGATTCCAGCCTCAAGGCGCGGCGGTTGGGCAGCCGGGAGCTGGTGGTGTGCGCGTCGCCCGCCTATCTGCAGCGGGCGGGGACGCCTCAGGACATTGGTGACATCGCCCGCCACCGTTGCCTGTTGGGCACCACCGACATCTGGCGATTCCGGGTGGGGGGACAGCCGCGTACGGTCAAGGTCAACGGGGCATTTCGCTGCAACAGCGGGGTCGCGGTCCTGGAGGCGGCCCAACAGGGGCTCGGTTTGGCGCAACTGCCCGCTCACTATCTGGAGGAGGCGCTCAGTAGCGGGCGACTGGTCACCGTATTGTCGGCGTTTACGCCCGAACCGGAGGATATCTGGGCCTGCTATCCGCCGAACCGCCATGTAACGGCCACGGTTCGGGCCTTTATTGAGGTACTGCGGGCGGCTTTTGACCCGGCCGATATGACGTCAAAACCTTGA
- a CDS encoding S-(hydroxymethyl)glutathione dehydrogenase/class III alcohol dehydrogenase, protein MTTPQTIKSKAAVAWGPGKPLSIETVDVAPPKAGEVRIKIIATGVCHTDAFTLSGDDPEGVFPAILGHEGGGIVESIGEGVTSVAVGDHVIPLYTPECGECKFCRSGKTNLCQKIRETQGKGLMPDGTTRFSKDGEPIYHYMGCSTFSEYTVLPEISLAKVNPAAPLEEVCLLGCGVTTGMGAVTNTANVQPGDTVAVFGLGGIGLSAIIGAAMAKAGRIIAIDINESKFELARKLGATDCINPKDYDKPIQEVIVEMTDGGVDFSFECIGNVHVMRSALECCHKGWGESVIIGVAGAGQEISTRPFQLVTGRVWRGSAFGGVKGRSELPQYVERYLAGEFKLDDFITHTMGLDKINDAFDLMHQGKSIRSVIHFDQ, encoded by the coding sequence ATGACCACCCCACAAACCATCAAGTCCAAAGCCGCCGTTGCCTGGGGCCCAGGCAAGCCCCTCTCCATCGAGACCGTCGATGTGGCACCGCCGAAAGCGGGCGAAGTGCGCATTAAGATCATCGCCACCGGTGTGTGCCATACCGACGCGTTTACCCTGTCCGGCGACGACCCGGAAGGCGTCTTCCCGGCCATTCTCGGCCATGAGGGTGGCGGCATTGTGGAGTCCATCGGTGAGGGCGTGACCAGCGTGGCGGTGGGAGACCATGTGATCCCGCTGTATACCCCCGAGTGCGGTGAGTGCAAATTCTGTCGCTCCGGCAAAACCAACCTGTGCCAGAAGATCCGCGAAACCCAGGGCAAGGGCCTGATGCCGGACGGCACCACCCGCTTCAGCAAAGATGGCGAACCGATCTACCACTATATGGGCTGCTCCACCTTCTCCGAGTACACCGTCTTGCCGGAGATCTCACTGGCTAAGGTGAACCCGGCCGCGCCCCTTGAGGAGGTGTGTCTGTTGGGTTGTGGTGTCACCACCGGCATGGGCGCCGTCACCAACACCGCCAATGTTCAGCCCGGTGATACCGTTGCGGTCTTTGGCCTGGGTGGCATCGGCCTGTCCGCCATTATTGGTGCCGCCATGGCCAAAGCGGGCCGCATCATCGCCATCGACATCAATGAGTCCAAGTTCGAATTGGCGCGCAAACTCGGTGCCACCGACTGCATCAATCCGAAGGACTACGACAAGCCCATTCAGGAAGTGATCGTCGAGATGACCGACGGCGGCGTCGACTTCTCCTTCGAGTGCATCGGTAACGTGCACGTGATGCGCAGCGCACTGGAGTGCTGCCACAAAGGTTGGGGTGAGTCCGTCATCATCGGCGTGGCCGGTGCCGGTCAGGAGATCAGTACCCGTCCGTTCCAGTTGGTGACCGGCCGGGTATGGCGCGGCAGTGCGTTCGGTGGCGTCAAAGGCCGCTCTGAACTGCCCCAGTACGTCGAGCGCTACCTGGCTGGCGAATTCAAGCTGGACGATTTCATCACCCACACCATGGGCCTGGATAAGATCAACGATGCCTTTGACCTGATGCACCAAGGCAAAAGCATCCGCAGCGTGATCCATTTCGACCAGTAA
- the fghA gene encoding S-formylglutathione hydrolase — translation MSTLTEISRQRSFGGWHAQYAYDSEALNSRTRFAIFLPPGASQANPVPVLYWLSGLTCTDENFMQKAAAQRVAAELGLAIVAPDTSPRGEDVADNHDYDLGQGAGFYLNATEPPWQAHYQMERFVTEELPARIEAHFPVTDRRAIAGHSMGGHGALVLSLRHPGRYRSVSAFSPITHPVAVPWGQKAFSAYLGADRDRWQQYDAACLMRKATPDQHCPTLVSQGLADEFLNSQLQPWHLTEAAGHSGYPLTLEQHPDYDHSYYFIASFIEQHLRFHQEVLSA, via the coding sequence ATGAGCACATTGACTGAAATCAGCCGTCAGCGCAGTTTTGGTGGCTGGCACGCCCAGTACGCCTACGACTCCGAGGCCCTGAACAGCCGCACCCGGTTCGCCATCTTTCTGCCGCCCGGCGCCAGCCAGGCCAACCCGGTGCCGGTGTTGTACTGGTTGTCGGGACTCACCTGTACCGACGAGAACTTTATGCAGAAGGCCGCCGCCCAGCGGGTGGCCGCCGAACTGGGCCTCGCCATCGTCGCACCGGACACCAGCCCACGGGGCGAGGACGTCGCGGATAACCACGACTACGACCTGGGCCAGGGCGCCGGATTTTATCTGAACGCCACTGAGCCACCGTGGCAGGCGCACTACCAGATGGAGCGCTTTGTTACCGAGGAGCTGCCCGCCCGGATTGAGGCCCACTTCCCGGTCACCGACCGACGGGCCATCGCCGGGCACTCCATGGGCGGGCACGGCGCGCTGGTGCTGTCGCTGCGTCATCCGGGGCGGTACCGCTCAGTGTCCGCGTTCAGCCCCATCACCCACCCGGTGGCGGTGCCCTGGGGGCAAAAGGCGTTCAGCGCGTATCTCGGTGCCGACCGCGACCGTTGGCAGCAGTACGATGCGGCCTGCCTGATGCGCAAGGCCACACCGGATCAACACTGTCCGACGCTGGTCAGCCAGGGGCTGGCCGATGAGTTCCTCAACAGTCAGTTACAGCCCTGGCACCTGACCGAAGCCGCCGGGCACAGTGGCTACCCGCTGACGCTGGAGCAACACCCGGACTACGATCACAGCTACTACTTTATTGCCAGCTTTATTGAACAGCACCTTCGCTTTCATCAGGAGGTGCTGAGCGCCTGA
- a CDS encoding DksA/TraR family C4-type zinc finger protein: MAVGFSRDGAVNDQIDATIEDAIAQARAQQAHGTSAPFCIECDEPIPAARRRALPGVQRCVACQSQADSQQRRHSLFNRRGSKDSQLR, translated from the coding sequence ATGGCCGTTGGATTCAGCCGTGATGGCGCGGTCAATGATCAGATCGACGCCACCATCGAGGACGCCATTGCCCAGGCCCGTGCCCAACAGGCACACGGCACCAGTGCGCCGTTCTGTATCGAGTGTGATGAGCCCATCCCAGCGGCCCGTCGGCGGGCGCTGCCGGGCGTACAGCGCTGCGTCGCCTGCCAGTCGCAGGCCGATAGCCAGCAGCGCCGACACAGCCTGTTTAACCGCCGTGGCAGCAAAGACAGTCAGCTGCGATAG
- a CDS encoding GNAT family N-acetyltransferase — protein MAKISLVPVSAELEPVYHQLAQAYEGEFSRLTRRKPQPDGRFLHDTQLGGSVQGYLLYQGNNPVGLSAVEHRQGEHRQTEHEIREFYVVPSCRGAQLGKRFAHALFDLAAGVWISKQISGADAAVQFWRHTIDDYSHGAFEEAMVTDPYWGPVNQFRFRRP, from the coding sequence ATGGCCAAGATTTCGCTGGTGCCGGTCAGCGCTGAGCTGGAACCGGTTTACCACCAACTGGCGCAAGCCTATGAAGGGGAGTTTTCCCGGCTGACCCGGCGCAAACCGCAGCCGGATGGCCGCTTCCTGCACGATACTCAGCTGGGCGGTTCGGTACAGGGCTACCTGCTGTACCAGGGCAATAATCCGGTGGGGCTGAGTGCGGTGGAACACCGCCAGGGGGAACATCGCCAGACGGAACACGAGATCCGGGAGTTCTATGTGGTGCCATCCTGCCGGGGGGCTCAGCTGGGCAAGCGGTTTGCCCATGCCCTGTTCGATCTGGCTGCGGGGGTCTGGATCAGTAAGCAGATCAGCGGCGCCGATGCTGCTGTGCAGTTCTGGCGCCATACCATTGATGATTACAGCCACGGCGCCTTCGAAGAGGCGATGGTCACCGACCCCTATTGGGGGCCGGTAAACCAGTTTCGCTTCCGACGCCCTTAA
- the folD gene encoding bifunctional methylenetetrahydrofolate dehydrogenase/methenyltetrahydrofolate cyclohydrolase FolD, with protein sequence MTANPSVTDATLIDGKAIANEVVEEIGQQVRELVAAGQPIPGLAVVLVGEDPASQVYVRNKLLKCQQAGIVSREYRLPVETMESDLLGLLVDLNDDPDVHGILVQLPLPKHIDEQKVLQAIAPEKDVDGFHPENLGRLLVGAPDALVPCTPLGCLIMLRRTLGDALAGKHVVVVGRSNIVGKPAALLALQQHCTVTMVHSRSENIEALCRQADVLIVAVGRPELVRADWVKPGAVVLDVGINRVERDGKAKLVGDVAFDEVAPIASAITPVPGGVGPMTIACLLRNTLQAYQRQQR encoded by the coding sequence ATGACAGCAAATCCGAGTGTGACTGACGCCACGTTGATCGATGGCAAGGCGATCGCCAATGAGGTGGTTGAAGAGATTGGCCAGCAGGTTCGTGAACTGGTGGCCGCCGGACAACCCATCCCGGGGTTGGCGGTGGTGCTGGTGGGCGAAGACCCGGCCAGCCAGGTGTACGTGCGCAACAAACTGCTGAAGTGCCAGCAGGCTGGCATCGTCAGCCGCGAGTACCGCCTGCCGGTAGAGACCATGGAGTCCGATCTGCTTGGTTTGCTGGTTGACCTGAACGATGACCCCGATGTGCATGGCATTCTGGTGCAGCTGCCGCTGCCTAAGCACATCGATGAACAGAAAGTGTTGCAGGCTATTGCGCCGGAAAAGGATGTGGACGGATTTCATCCGGAAAACCTCGGCCGCCTGCTGGTGGGCGCGCCGGATGCGTTGGTGCCCTGCACGCCGCTGGGCTGCCTGATCATGCTGCGTCGCACCCTGGGTGATGCCCTGGCGGGCAAACACGTGGTGGTGGTGGGGCGCTCCAACATCGTTGGCAAACCTGCGGCCCTGTTGGCACTTCAGCAGCACTGCACCGTCACCATGGTGCACTCGCGCAGTGAGAACATCGAAGCGCTGTGCCGCCAGGCGGATGTACTGATTGTCGCCGTGGGTCGCCCGGAGCTGGTGCGCGCGGATTGGGTGAAGCCCGGTGCGGTGGTGCTGGATGTGGGCATCAACCGGGTGGAGCGCGACGGCAAAGCCAAGCTGGTGGGCGATGTGGCATTCGATGAAGTGGCGCCGATCGCCTCGGCCATTACGCCGGTGCCCGGTGGGGTTGGCCCGATGACCATCGCCTGCCTGCTGCGCAACACCCTGCAGGCTTACCAGCGCCAGCAGCGTTAA